The Solirubrobacter pauli sequence CGACCGCGATCGTGCGCGGACCGGGCCCGAGGGCGGTCGTGGTCGGGATCCGGCGCGCGAGCGCGGCCCGGACGAGGCGCTTCATGTTGCGCGGCGCGGAGAACGGCAGGCCGTGGACGACGGCCTCGGCGACCACGTCGGCGGCCAGCGCGGGGCTGATGCCGGCGGCGATCAGGCGCTCCTCGGCGGCGTCGGCCGACGGCGGGCGCGGGATGCCCGACGGGCGCGCGGCGGGGACCGGGGCGGCCGGGATCTCGAGCGCGGGCTCGGGCTCCGGCTCGGCGACGGGCGCGGGCGCTTCGACGACCGGCGGCGCGACCGGCTCGGCGGCGACCGGGGGCGGCGGCGGGGCGACGGGCTCCGGCGTGGGCTCGGCCACCACGGGCCGGCCCGCCGTGTGCTCGATCGCGGACGCGTTCGGCTGCGGGCCGTAGAGGCCGGCGTTGGCCGCGGGCGCGGCGGGCGGCTCGGGCTGGGCGGCGCGCTCGCGCATGCGGCGCGGCGGCTCCTCGGCCTCGGGCGTCGCCGCGGGCTGTGCGGTGAAGCTCGCCGAGAACGTGTCCTGCTCCATGCGCGAGTCGCGCGCGGCGGCGGCCAGGGCGTCGGCGAACGGCGTCGCCTGCTCGAACAGGGCCTGCACGGCGGGGGACGAGAGGCCCTCGGCGGTCGCGCGGTCCGAGCGGATCTCGAGCGGGCGCTCATCCGCGTGCGGCGCCCGTGCGTCGACCTCGACGAACGGGCGCTGGAAGAAGCCGCCCGCCTTCTTGTCGCGCCCCTCGCGACGACGCAGGACGATCGCGTCCGGGCCCAGCTCGGCCCGGATCTGCGGCAGCAGCTCTTCCAGGCTGCGCCCGCGGAACGTCTTGACGTCGTCGGAACCTTGGCTCGTCGAGGCTTCCATTCGTGTTCAGCGCCCTTTCTTCTACGCGGCGATGGCCTGCGGCTGCAGCGCCGCGCTGATCACACCGGTCGTCTCCACTCCGATACCCGGAGCGATCTCGTTGTACGAGCAGACCGACATCTGCGGCAGGCGCTGCTCGCACAGCATCCGCAGGTGACGGCGCACGCGCGCCGAGCACAGGAGCACCGGACGGCCGCCGCCGGCGAGCGCCAGCTCGACCTGCTCGGCGGCGGAGTCCACGACCATCGCCGCCAGGTTCGGGTCCATCGCGAGGAACTCGCCGTCGGCCGTCTGCACGAGCGCCTCGGCCATCGTCTGCTCGAGCGACGGGTCGAGCGCGATCACGCGCAGCGTGCCCTCGGCGTCGAGGAACGGCGCGGTGATCGTGCGGCCGAGCGCCTGGCGGGCGTACTCGGCGAGCATCGCGGGGTCCCGCGTGAGGCGGGCCTTGTCGCCGATCGCCTCGAGGATCGAGCCCAGGTCGCGGATCGAGACGCTCTCGCGCAGCAGGGTCTGCAGCACGCGCTGGACCTCGCCGAGCGACAGCACGTCCGGCACGACCTCGGTGACGACCGCCTCGTTGTACTCCTTGAGCTGGTCGAGCAGCTGGCGCGTCTCCTGGCGGGAGAGCAGCTCGGAGGCGTGGGCGCGGATCATCTCGGTGAGGTGGGTGACGACGACGGACTCGGCGTCGACCACGGTCCAGCCCAGGGCCTCCGCCTCGGCGCGGCCCGTCTCCGGGATCCAGACCGCGGGCAGGCCGAAGGCCGGCTCGGTGGTCGGGATGCCGGGGAGCTGGCCCATGGCGTCGCCCGGGTTCATGGCCATATAGTGGCCCGCCATCACGCCGGCGCGCGCAACTTCCGTACCACGGACGCGCATGACGTACTCGTGCGAGTCCAGGCCGACGTCGTCGCGGATGCGGACGGGCGGGATGACCATGCCGAGCTCGGAGGCGATCTGGCGGCGGATCGTGCCGACGCGGGCGAGGAGCGTGCCGCCCGCCTGCGTGTCGACCATCGGCACCAGGCCGAAGCCGATCGCGAGCTCGATCGGGTCGAGCGCGAGCGCGTCGATCGCGGCGTCGCGCGGCGCGGGCAGCGCGCCCTGCGCGGCGGGACCCTCGGCCGCGGCGCGCTCGGCCTCGAGCGCCGCGAGCTCGTGCGACGTGGGCTTGTTGCGCAGCGACCAGCCGACCGCGAAGAAGAGGGCGCCGATGACGAAGAACGGGAGCTTCGGGAGGCCGGGCACGAGGCCGAAGACCATCACCATCACGCCGGCGACGAGCGGCGCCTTGCGCTGGTCGAGGATCTGCTTGGAGACCGTGGTGCCGAGGTCCTTGTCCGCGCCCGAGGAGCGCGTGACCAGGATGCCGGTGGCGACCGAGATCAGGAGCGCCGGGATCTGCGCGCACAGGCCGTCGCCGATCGACATCAGCGAGAAGTGGTGGCCGGCCTCGGAGAACGGCATGCCCATCTGGACGACGCCGATGACGATGCCGCCGAGCAGGTTGATGCCGGTGATCAGGATGCCCGCCATCGCGTCGCCCTTGACGAACTTCGAGGCACCGTCCATCGCGCCGTAGAAGTCGGCCTCCTGGGAGACCTCCGCGCGGCGCTTGCGCGCTTCCTCGTCGGTGATCTGGCCCGTGTTGAGGTCGGCGTCGATCGCCATCTGCTTGCCGGGCATCGAGTCGAGGGTGAAGCGGGCGCCGACCTCGGCCACGCGGCCCGCGCCGTTCGTGATCACGACGAACTGGATCACGATCAGGATCAGGAAGATCACGAGGCCGACGACGATGTTGCCGCCGACCACGAAGTTGCCGAACGCCTCGACCACGTGGCCCGCGTCGCCTTCGAGCAGGATCAGACGCGTCACGGACACGTTGATCGCGAGGCGGAAGAGCGTCGTGAGGAGGAGGATCGTCGGGAACGACGAGAAGTCCAGCGCGCGCGGCACGTACATCGTGGCCACGACGATCATCAGCGCCGCCGAGATGTTGAGCGTGATGAAGAAGTCGATCAGCAGCGGCGGCAGCGGGATGATCAGCATCGCCACGATCAGGACGACGCCACCCGCGGCGAGCAGGTCGGCCTTCTTGCCGATCTTGGACAGGGCGTTGTTCATGCAGCACTCCGGAGGCCGGCGACGCGGTAGACGTAGGCGAGAAGCTGTGCCACGGCGTGGAACAGGTCTTCGGGGATCTGACGCCCGACGTCGACGTTGGCGTACAGCGTGCGCGCCAGCGGCGGGTCGGGGACGATCATGACGCCGGCGTCCTTGGCGGCCTCACGGATCTTTGCGGCGATGATGTCGACGCCCTTGGCGACGACGATGGGTGCCGAGGTGCCGCTCTCGTACTTGAGCGCGACGGCGTAGTGGGAGGGATTCGTGACGATCACGTCTGCGGAGGGAACGGCTTCCATCATGCGGCTGCGGGACATCTCCATCGCCCGTCGCCGCTGCTGAGACTTGATTTCGGCAGGAAGCTCCTGTTGCTTGAATTCCTGCTTGATCTCCTCTTTGTCCATCTTCAGCGACTTCTCGTGCTTGTGCTTCTGCCAGGCGAAGTCGAGGGCCGCGAGGGCGAGATAGGCCATCGCCGCGCGCGTGGCGATCATCATCACCAGGTGCGCGATCTCGGGGATGATGTCCGCCGGCGGCGTGCCCACCAGCGCGGCGAACTCGTCCAGCTTCGGGAACACGGCCAGCGCCGTGATCGCGCCGACGGCGACCGTCTTGGCGACGTTCTTGAAGGTCTCGACCGCGAAGTGCTGCGGGTTGAAGAGGTTCTTGAAGCCGGACGCCGGGTTGAGCTTCTTGAACTCCGGCTTGATCGCGCCGGGCATCGGCTTCAGGCCGACCTGCGCGGCTGAGGCGACGAAGCCCGCGACGAGGCAGATGAGCATGATCGGCGCCGCCGCGAGCGCGACGTGCTGGCCGACGAGCATGAACAGCGTGCCGATGCCCTTCTGGTCGACGACCTGCGGGGTCTTCATCAGGTCGATGACCTGGACCATGGCCAGCTTGCACTGCTCCATGATCTTCGGCCCGAACGCGTTCAGCGCCAGGATCGACGCCAGCAGCACGGCCGCGCCGTTGATGTCCACCGAGCGCGCGACCTGGCCCTTCTTGCGGGCGTCCTCGCGCTTCTTCGGTGTTGCCTTCTCGGTCTTGTCGTTGGCCATGGCGGACGCTCACCCCCTACTTGAGGGTCTGCACGGCCTGCCAGACCGTCGACTCGACCGAGTTGCCCATGAAGCCGGCGACGAACGGCAGCGTGGCGCCGATGAGCGTCAGGCCGACGATCATCTTGGCCGGGAAGCCGACCGCGAAGATGTTCATCTGCGGGACGACCTTCGTCACGACGCCGAACGCGGCGTCGACGATGATCAGCGCGATGATGACCGGCGCGCCGATCATGAAGGCGGACACGAAGATGCCCGAGAACGCCACCTGCGCGCCCTGGACCATCGAGGTGATGGCCGGCGCGTCGAGCAGCGGCACGGCCTCGTAGGTCCGGCCGAGGCCCGCGATCACGAGCGCGTCGCCGTTGAGGGCGATGAAGATCGCCACGCCGAAGAGGCTGTACATCTGCTGGATGACGGCGGACTGCGTGCCGGTGACCGGGTCGACGATCGCGCCGAACGAGAAGCCGATCAGCGTGTCGAGCAGCGTGCCGGCGACCTGCAGCGCCGCGAACATCGCGTGCAGCGCGTAGGCGAACGCCAGGCCGACGATGACCTCCTTGACCAGCAGCCCGAAGTAGGGCAGCACGTCGAGGTCGATCTCGCCGCGCTTGACCACCGGCATCAGGCCGACGGCGAGCGCGACGGCCACGATCCCGCGCACGCGGGGGTTGACCATCTTGCTCGAGAACAGCGGCGCCAGGATGAACAGCGGCGAGACGCGGGCCAGGACCAGGAAGAAGGCCGCGACCTGCTGCTCGGAGAAGTGCGCGAGGAGCGTATTAGGGTCCATCAGAGCCGCCGACGGGCTTGAAGTCGACGGTCTGAGGGATGCCGCCCCAGAGGTTGCTGGTCCAGTCCGTGATCGAGTTGAGCATCCACGGGCCGGCGACGATGAGCACCACGACCAGGGCGACGATCTTCGGGATGAAGGAGAGCGTCTGCTCCTGGATCTGGGTGACGGCCTGGAAGATCGAGATGAGCAGGCCGACGATCAGCGCCGCCAGCAGCATCGGCATGGCGACCTTGACCGTGATGCCCATCATGTCGACGAGCAGCGAGGTGACGGTGTCCTGGGTCATGTGTGGAAGCTCTGCACGAGGGAACCGCAGACCAGGTTCCACCCGTCGACGAGGATGAACAGAAGGATCTTGAACGGGAGGGAGATGAAGACCGGTGGCAGCATCATCATGCCCATCGCCATCAACGTGGACGAGACCACGAGGTCGATGATCAGGAACGGCAGGAAGATCAGGAAGCCGATCTGGAAGGCCGTCTTGAGCTCGGAGATGATGAAGGCGGGGATCAGGACCTGGGTCGGGA is a genomic window containing:
- the flhB gene encoding flagellar biosynthesis protein FlhB, producing MANDKTEKATPKKREDARKKGQVARSVDINGAAVLLASILALNAFGPKIMEQCKLAMVQVIDLMKTPQVVDQKGIGTLFMLVGQHVALAAAPIMLICLVAGFVASAAQVGLKPMPGAIKPEFKKLNPASGFKNLFNPQHFAVETFKNVAKTVAVGAITALAVFPKLDEFAALVGTPPADIIPEIAHLVMMIATRAAMAYLALAALDFAWQKHKHEKSLKMDKEEIKQEFKQQELPAEIKSQQRRRAMEMSRSRMMEAVPSADVIVTNPSHYAVALKYESGTSAPIVVAKGVDIIAAKIREAAKDAGVMIVPDPPLARTLYANVDVGRQIPEDLFHAVAQLLAYVYRVAGLRSAA
- the fliR gene encoding flagellar biosynthetic protein FliR translates to MDPNTLLAHFSEQQVAAFFLVLARVSPLFILAPLFSSKMVNPRVRGIVAVALAVGLMPVVKRGEIDLDVLPYFGLLVKEVIVGLAFAYALHAMFAALQVAGTLLDTLIGFSFGAIVDPVTGTQSAVIQQMYSLFGVAIFIALNGDALVIAGLGRTYEAVPLLDAPAITSMVQGAQVAFSGIFVSAFMIGAPVIIALIIVDAAFGVVTKVVPQMNIFAVGFPAKMIVGLTLIGATLPFVAGFMGNSVESTVWQAVQTLK
- the flhA gene encoding flagellar biosynthesis protein FlhA; translation: MNNALSKIGKKADLLAAGGVVLIVAMLIIPLPPLLIDFFITLNISAALMIVVATMYVPRALDFSSFPTILLLTTLFRLAINVSVTRLILLEGDAGHVVEAFGNFVVGGNIVVGLVIFLILIVIQFVVITNGAGRVAEVGARFTLDSMPGKQMAIDADLNTGQITDEEARKRRAEVSQEADFYGAMDGASKFVKGDAMAGILITGINLLGGIVIGVVQMGMPFSEAGHHFSLMSIGDGLCAQIPALLISVATGILVTRSSGADKDLGTTVSKQILDQRKAPLVAGVMVMVFGLVPGLPKLPFFVIGALFFAVGWSLRNKPTSHELAALEAERAAAEGPAAQGALPAPRDAAIDALALDPIELAIGFGLVPMVDTQAGGTLLARVGTIRRQIASELGMVIPPVRIRDDVGLDSHEYVMRVRGTEVARAGVMAGHYMAMNPGDAMGQLPGIPTTEPAFGLPAVWIPETGRAEAEALGWTVVDAESVVVTHLTEMIRAHASELLSRQETRQLLDQLKEYNEAVVTEVVPDVLSLGEVQRVLQTLLRESVSIRDLGSILEAIGDKARLTRDPAMLAEYARQALGRTITAPFLDAEGTLRVIALDPSLEQTMAEALVQTADGEFLAMDPNLAAMVVDSAAEQVELALAGGGRPVLLCSARVRRHLRMLCEQRLPQMSVCSYNEIAPGIGVETTGVISAALQPQAIAA
- the fliQ gene encoding flagellar biosynthesis protein FliQ; the encoded protein is MTQDTVTSLLVDMMGITVKVAMPMLLAALIVGLLISIFQAVTQIQEQTLSFIPKIVALVVVLIVAGPWMLNSITDWTSNLWGGIPQTVDFKPVGGSDGP